One region of Oncorhynchus nerka isolate Pitt River linkage group LG22, Oner_Uvic_2.0, whole genome shotgun sequence genomic DNA includes:
- the abhd10b gene encoding abhydrolase domain containing 10, depalmitoylase b: MFSVGGKARNMAAVVLRSCRKGLSHILKNGGVATILPKTLGGVRQKSNVQYVTRPELPKLAYRRVKGKSPGVVFLPGYGSNMNGLKAEALEEFCGSLGHSYLRFDYTGHGLSEGVLTDGTIGTWKKDVLFVLDELAEGPQIMVGSSMGGWLMLLAAIARPEKTAALVGISTAADHVVTAFKSMSLEVRKEIEEKGVLTMPSKHREEGVYTFTMDFLKEAENHCVLQSPIPITCPVRLIHGLKDDDVPWHISMQVAQRVLSPDVDVILRRHGQHRMAEKDDIKLMVYTIDDLIDKLTTLV; the protein is encoded by the exons ATGTTCTCAGTGGGTGGGAAAGCCAGAAATATGGCAGCGGTCGTGCTGAGGTCCTGCCGCAAAGGACTTTCTCACATTTTGAAGAATGGAGGAGTCGCTACTATCTTGCCAAAGACTTTGGGAG GGGTGAGACAGAAGTCCAATGTGCAGTATGTGACAAGGCCAGAGCTCCCTAAGCTGGCCTACCGCAGGGTAAAGGGGAAGAGTCCAGGCGTGGTCTTCCTGCCTGGGTATGGATCCAACATGAACGGCCTGAAAGCTGAGGCCCTGGAGGAGTTCTGCGGGTCACTAGGACATTCATACCTAAG GTTTGACTACACTGGCCATGGGTTATCAGAGGGGGTGTTAACTGACGGGACCATTGGCACCTGGAAGAAAGACGTTCTCTTTGTGTTGGATGAACTAGCAGAGGGCCCACAG ATCATGGTGGGGTCCAGTATGGGCGGCTGGCTCATGCTGTTGGCAGCTATCGCCAGGCCGGAGAAGACTGCGGCTCTGGTGGGGATCTCCACGGCAGCAGACCATGTCGTCACAGCCTTCAAGTCAATGTCTCTAGAG GTGCGTAAGGAGATTGAAGAGAAGGGTGTGCTGACGATGCCCAGCAAGCACAGAGAGGAGGGCGTCTACACATTCACCATGGACTTCCTGAAGGAGGCGGAGAACCACTGTGTCCTCCAGAGCCCCATCCCCATCACCTGCCCCGTGAGGCTCATTCACGGCCTGAAGGACGACGACGTGCCCTGGCACATCTCCATGCAAGTGGCCCAGCGCGTCCTCAGCCCCGACGTGGACGTCATCCTCCGCCGCCACGGTCAGCACCGCATGGCCGAGAAGGACGACATCAAGCTCATGGTCTACACCATTGACGACCTCATAGACAAGCTGACCACGCTCGTTTGA
- the tagln3b gene encoding transgelin-3b, giving the protein MANRGPSYGLSKEVQEKIELKYNLDLEARLVDWIVAQCGGNLERPQPGRQNFQTWLMDGTILCRLINSLYPRGKEPIKKILETQMAFKQMEKISQFLQAAEVYGVITTDIFQTVDLWEGKDMAAVQRTLMALGSVALTKDDGHYRGDRDWFHRKAQGYRREFSEDQLRQGQSLIGLQMGSNRGASQSGMTGYGSHRQIM; this is encoded by the exons ATGGCTAACAGGGGACCCAGTTACGGGCTGAGCAAGGAGGTGCAGGAGAAGATAGAGCTGAAGTATAATCTAGACTTGGAGGCCCGGCTGGTGGACTGGATCGTAGCTCAGTGTGGGGGGAACCTGGAGAGACCACAGCCAGGCAGACAGAACTTCCAGACATGGCTGATGGATGGAACA attCTCTGTAGGCTCATCAATAGCCTGTACCCGCGTGGTAAGGAGCCCATCAAGAAGATTCTGGAGACCCAGATGGCCTTTAAGCAGATGGAGAAGATCTCCCAGTTCCTGCAGGCAGCAGAGGTCTACGGAGTCATCACCACAGACATCTTCCAGACCGTGGACCTGTGGGAAG GGAAGGATATGGCCGCAGTGCAGAGAACCCTGATGGCCCTAGGTAGTGTCGCCCTCACCAAGGACGATGGACATTACCGTGGCGACCGCGACTGGTTCCACAG GAAAGCCCAGGGTTACCGGCGGGAGTTCTCTGAGGACCAGCTTCGTCAAGGCCAGAGTCTGATTGGTCTGCAGATGGGAAGCAACCGCGGGGCCTCTCAGTCCGGCATGACGGGCTACGGATCGCACCGCCAGATCATGTAG
- the c1qtnf9 gene encoding LOW QUALITY PROTEIN: complement C1q and tumor necrosis factor-related protein 9A (The sequence of the model RefSeq protein was modified relative to this genomic sequence to represent the inferred CDS: deleted 2 bases in 1 codon; substituted 4 bases at 4 genomic stop codons), which yields MMGVRLRVNLLLLLLAVRCIAHEEFKKNXCVCGYPGIPGDPGHNGMPGRDGRDGFRGDKGDRGEISITGRTVQSGPKEDKGSAGTAGLAGIKGKWGENGEKGPPGKMGPQGVSGHMGLKEIRLPERGIQGPLGPPGXPGPKGDLGPPGLRRRARESGGETGDKGEKGDTSLIPKSAFSAGLTEYTKLPPENMPIRFDKVIYNRQNHYDAQTGRFTCALAGAYYFTYHITVFSRNVKVALVRNRLKXLHEQXVVIHIMDNYTSSEDQAAGGAVLPLEKGDKVWLQVAGGELFNGLFADEDDDTTFSGFLLFGAD from the exons ATGATGGGGGTTAGACTCAGAGTCAATCTCTTGCTCCTCCTGCTGGCTGTGAGGTGCATAGCACATGAAGAATTCAAGAAGAACTGATGTGTTTGTGGATACCCAGGAATACCAGGAGACCCAGGCCACAACGGAATGCCAGGCCGAGATGGACGAGACGGGTTCAGAGGTGACAAGGGAGACCGAG GGGAAATCAGTATCACCGGACGAACAGTACAGAGTGGCCCCAAAGAAGACAAGGG ATCTGCAGGTACGGCTGGCCTGGCAGGAATAAAGGGAAAATGGGGTGAGAATGGAGAGAAGGGGCCACCGGGGAAGATGGGGCCCCAAGGAGTCTCAGGGCACATGGGCCTCAAGGAGATCAGGTTACCAGAGCGAGGCATCCAAGGGCCCTTGGGACCCCCAGGATGACCAGGTCCGAAGGGAGATCTCGGCCCCCCAGGGTTACGACGGAGAGCAAGGGAATCAGGCGGCGAGACAGGGGacaagggggagaagggggacacATCCCTCATCCCAAAAAGTGCGTTCTCAGCCGGTTTAACCGAATACACCAAACTCCCACCGGAGAACATGCCGATCAGGTTCGACAAGGTGATCTACAACAGGCAGAACCATTATGACGCACAGACCGGACGGTTCACCTGCGCTCTGGCTGGGGCCTACTACTTCACCTACCACATCACTGTGTTCTCCCGTAATGTAAAAGTAGCATTAGTGAGAAACAGGTTGAAG TAACTACACGAGCAGTGAGTAGTTATCCACATTATGGATAACTACACGAGCAGTGAGGACCAGGCAGCAGGCGGGGCTGTCCTGCCCCTGGAGAAGGGGGACAAAGTGTGGCTGCAGGTGGCTGGAGGAGAGCTCTTTAACGGGCTGTTTGCTGATGAAGATGATGATACAACCTTctctgggttcctgctctttgGTGCAGATTAG
- the spata13 gene encoding serine/arginine repetitive matrix protein 1 isoform X2: MRRAWQSDGTPSTSEDSLSYRRGSTSDPDLRPPARPLSDLYPLKAHVSVAVSPSLLSGCDAQVQPMTCDFNSEESRLNGSNTATWSSPVIGHPSRIMRLFSTQKKCTVPGDSRGSTRPLSFQGPPSSAGVPQVWPGLSGLTVMGSFKKLRSSVLQGIQNRGTANQDDEYTSAAIQSGDNVMVTTNQSPRLRCGKGYRVSNGVSIGQQMAGLSPYGSDNEDEEEVVDEEDGLQRNTWFSRSIRRAYGAGRISLLDAGEGKRGEGPGLGVSTNQRPGSGSGSVSEVNLHLEGSVNENVNALSRLSKSADNLHLFKGPFRHKVPCPSPQTDSLGANGDPSIQRTASASSGDLRDRSRSPVRFRSPVGAKGHMLKLVGSITDLTVRRRPNPPPVTSPGSPVTPLSPLSRLHDDYSRRTPCLPASDRQRRPSPARTRAAAERKRNSTSVRLEHTPTIHPQPQSEYHPALFPIEPQEGPDHVFAFPSINQPFTTTSFSLSARAQRSSLCEGDMPQERQGDGWRARCDSAPHPQREPCGSHSKHQPDVNAEGKTEPKQCVWTRPDQDQEDQQGTLDEQGREALLGGEETPPPSATSTPSLTPTWPPESPTSPMSQTKIGSTETSTSFIPRQRAGRSRPRPISDYAQLVARKYAIPEEETELHPKERTTNGTPCQDSKSNGGSQDSDSTENYNMNGDLPCRRRQPMSVIGGAEEREDRLPSPLSRPPVPSHQVPPTKRCRPGSAPPPSPRAPPSDWTASDDANYTESSVLRTPAQSVLQRWMVTV, encoded by the exons ATGAGAAGG GCATGGCAGAGCGATGGAACCCCGTCCACCAGCGAGGACTCTCTCTCCTACCGCCGTGGCTCCACATCCGACCCTGACCTTCGACCTCCAGCCCGACCCCTCAGCGACCTTTACCCCTTGAAAGCTCATGTTTCGGTGGCAGTGTCCCCGTCTCTGCTGTCTGGGTGTGATGCTCAGGTACAGCCCATGACCTGTGACTTTAACAGTGAAGAGAGTAGACTGAATGGGTCCAACACAGCCACCTGGTCCAGCCCTGTGATAGGCCACCCCTCCAGGATCATGAGGCTCTTCTCTACCCAGAAGAAGTGCACTGTTCCTGGGGACAGTCGGGGCTCTACCAGGCCCCTCTCCTTCCAGGGCCCTCCATCCAGTGCCGGGGTCCCACAGGTTTGGCCAGGCCTGTCAGGGCTGACCGTCATGGGCTCCTTTAAGAAGCTACGCTCCTCAGTGCTCCAGGGTATCCAGAACCGAGGGACAGCCAATCAGGATGACGAGTACACCTCAGCAGCCATCCAGAGTGGAGATAATGTAATGGTCACAACCAATCAGAGCCCAAGACTTAGATGTGGAAAGGGCTATAGAGTCTCCAATGGGGTGTCTATTGGCCAACAGATGGCTGGGTTGAGCCCTTATGGTTCTGACaatgaagatgaggaggaagtAGTAGATGAGGAAGATGGACTACAGAGAAACACATGGTTCTCCAGGAGTATCCGGAGAGCGTACGGGGCGGGGCGCATCTCACTGCTGGATGCTGGGGAGGGGAAACGAGGGGAGGGTCCAGGACTGGGGGTTTCAACCAACCAGAGGCCAGGTTCAGGCTCCGGTTCAGTGTCAGAGGTGAACCTCCATTTGGAGGGGAGTGTGAATGAAAACGTGAATGCGCTAAGCAGACTGAGCAAGAGTGCAGACAACCTACACCTCTTCAAGGGCCCTTTCAGACACAAagtcccctgtccctctcctcagaCAGACTCCCTGGGTGCCAATGGGGACCCCAGCATCCAAAGAACAGCCAGTGCCTCATCCGGTGATCTTAGGGACCGCAGCCGGAGCCCTGTTCGCTTTAGGAGTCCAGTGGGGGCCAAGGGCCACATGTTGAAGCTAGTGGGCAGTATAACTGACCTGACTGTGAGACGCAGACCTAACCCGCCTCCTGTCACCTCCCCGGGCTCCCCCGTGACCCCCTTGTCACCCCTCAGCCGTCTTCATGATGACTACTCACGCCGCACGCCCTGCCTGCCCGCCAGCGACCGCCAACGCCGGCCCTCGCCCGCCAGAACGAGAGCTGCAGCGGAGAGGAAGAGGAATAGCACTTCAGTACGACTGGAACACACGCCTACCATCCACCCCCAGCCCCAGTCTGAGTACCACCCAGCCCTGTTCCCCATAGAGCCCCAGGAGGGACCAGACCATGTCTTCGCTTTTCCCAGCATTAACCAGCCTTTCACTACAACCTCATTTTCCCTGAGTGCTCGTGCTCAGAGGAGCAGCCTGTGTGAGGGGGACATGcctcaggagagacagggagatgggtgGAGAGCACGGTGTGATTCCGCTCCACACCCCCAGCGGGAGCCCTGTGGGAGTCACAGCAAACACCAGCCAGACGTCAACGCAGAGGGAAAGACTGAACCAAAGCAG TGCGTatggaccagaccagaccaagaTCAGGAGGACCAGCAG GGTACGTTAGACGAACAGGGCAGAGAGGCACTATTAGGGGGTGAAGAGACGCCGCCTCCTTCAGCCACCAGTACCCCTTCTCTCACACCAACATGGCCCCCAGAGTCTCCCACTTCACCCATGTCACAGACGAAAATAGGTTCCACAGAAACGTCCACGTCCTTCATCCCCAGGCAAAGGGCGGGCCGATCGAGGCCTCGACCAATCTCTGACTACGCTCAGCTGGTAGCCAGGAAGTACGCCATCCCCGAGGAGGAGACGGAGCTACATCCTAAGGAGAGGACTACAAATGGAACTCCCTGTCAAGACAGCAAAAGCAATGGAGGCTCGCAGGACAGTGACAGCACAGAGAACTACAATATGAATGGAGATCTCCCGTGCCGGAGGAGACAGCCAATGTCTGTTATTGgaggagctgaggagagagaggaccgtCTGCCTTCT
- the spata13 gene encoding serine/arginine repetitive matrix protein 1 isoform X1 — protein MRRAWQSDGTPSTSEDSLSYRRGSTSDPDLRPPARPLSDLYPLKAHVSVAVSPSLLSGCDAQVQPMTCDFNSEESRLNGSNTATWSSPVIGHPSRIMRLFSTQKKCTVPGDSRGSTRPLSFQGPPSSAGVPQVWPGLSGLTVMGSFKKLRSSVLQGIQNRGTANQDDEYTSAAIQSGDNVMVTTNQSPRLRCGKGYRVSNGVSIGQQMAGLSPYGSDNEDEEEVVDEEDGLQRNTWFSRSIRRAYGAGRISLLDAGEGKRGEGPGLGVSTNQRPGSGSGSVSEVNLHLEGSVNENVNALSRLSKSADNLHLFKGPFRHKVPCPSPQTDSLGANGDPSIQRTASASSGDLRDRSRSPVRFRSPVGAKGHMLKLVGSITDLTVRRRPNPPPVTSPGSPVTPLSPLSRLHDDYSRRTPCLPASDRQRRPSPARTRAAAERKRNSTSVRLEHTPTIHPQPQSEYHPALFPIEPQEGPDHVFAFPSINQPFTTTSFSLSARAQRSSLCEGDMPQERQGDGWRARCDSAPHPQREPCGSHSKHQPDVNAEGKTEPKQCVWTRPDQDQEDQQVRGHLWGTLDEQGREALLGGEETPPPSATSTPSLTPTWPPESPTSPMSQTKIGSTETSTSFIPRQRAGRSRPRPISDYAQLVARKYAIPEEETELHPKERTTNGTPCQDSKSNGGSQDSDSTENYNMNGDLPCRRRQPMSVIGGAEEREDRLPSPLSRPPVPSHQVPPTKRCRPGSAPPPSPRAPPSDWTASDDANYTESSVLRTPAQSVLQRWMVTV, from the exons ATGAGAAGG GCATGGCAGAGCGATGGAACCCCGTCCACCAGCGAGGACTCTCTCTCCTACCGCCGTGGCTCCACATCCGACCCTGACCTTCGACCTCCAGCCCGACCCCTCAGCGACCTTTACCCCTTGAAAGCTCATGTTTCGGTGGCAGTGTCCCCGTCTCTGCTGTCTGGGTGTGATGCTCAGGTACAGCCCATGACCTGTGACTTTAACAGTGAAGAGAGTAGACTGAATGGGTCCAACACAGCCACCTGGTCCAGCCCTGTGATAGGCCACCCCTCCAGGATCATGAGGCTCTTCTCTACCCAGAAGAAGTGCACTGTTCCTGGGGACAGTCGGGGCTCTACCAGGCCCCTCTCCTTCCAGGGCCCTCCATCCAGTGCCGGGGTCCCACAGGTTTGGCCAGGCCTGTCAGGGCTGACCGTCATGGGCTCCTTTAAGAAGCTACGCTCCTCAGTGCTCCAGGGTATCCAGAACCGAGGGACAGCCAATCAGGATGACGAGTACACCTCAGCAGCCATCCAGAGTGGAGATAATGTAATGGTCACAACCAATCAGAGCCCAAGACTTAGATGTGGAAAGGGCTATAGAGTCTCCAATGGGGTGTCTATTGGCCAACAGATGGCTGGGTTGAGCCCTTATGGTTCTGACaatgaagatgaggaggaagtAGTAGATGAGGAAGATGGACTACAGAGAAACACATGGTTCTCCAGGAGTATCCGGAGAGCGTACGGGGCGGGGCGCATCTCACTGCTGGATGCTGGGGAGGGGAAACGAGGGGAGGGTCCAGGACTGGGGGTTTCAACCAACCAGAGGCCAGGTTCAGGCTCCGGTTCAGTGTCAGAGGTGAACCTCCATTTGGAGGGGAGTGTGAATGAAAACGTGAATGCGCTAAGCAGACTGAGCAAGAGTGCAGACAACCTACACCTCTTCAAGGGCCCTTTCAGACACAAagtcccctgtccctctcctcagaCAGACTCCCTGGGTGCCAATGGGGACCCCAGCATCCAAAGAACAGCCAGTGCCTCATCCGGTGATCTTAGGGACCGCAGCCGGAGCCCTGTTCGCTTTAGGAGTCCAGTGGGGGCCAAGGGCCACATGTTGAAGCTAGTGGGCAGTATAACTGACCTGACTGTGAGACGCAGACCTAACCCGCCTCCTGTCACCTCCCCGGGCTCCCCCGTGACCCCCTTGTCACCCCTCAGCCGTCTTCATGATGACTACTCACGCCGCACGCCCTGCCTGCCCGCCAGCGACCGCCAACGCCGGCCCTCGCCCGCCAGAACGAGAGCTGCAGCGGAGAGGAAGAGGAATAGCACTTCAGTACGACTGGAACACACGCCTACCATCCACCCCCAGCCCCAGTCTGAGTACCACCCAGCCCTGTTCCCCATAGAGCCCCAGGAGGGACCAGACCATGTCTTCGCTTTTCCCAGCATTAACCAGCCTTTCACTACAACCTCATTTTCCCTGAGTGCTCGTGCTCAGAGGAGCAGCCTGTGTGAGGGGGACATGcctcaggagagacagggagatgggtgGAGAGCACGGTGTGATTCCGCTCCACACCCCCAGCGGGAGCCCTGTGGGAGTCACAGCAAACACCAGCCAGACGTCAACGCAGAGGGAAAGACTGAACCAAAGCAG TGCGTatggaccagaccagaccaagaTCAGGAGGACCAGCAGGTAAGAGGACATCTCTGG GGTACGTTAGACGAACAGGGCAGAGAGGCACTATTAGGGGGTGAAGAGACGCCGCCTCCTTCAGCCACCAGTACCCCTTCTCTCACACCAACATGGCCCCCAGAGTCTCCCACTTCACCCATGTCACAGACGAAAATAGGTTCCACAGAAACGTCCACGTCCTTCATCCCCAGGCAAAGGGCGGGCCGATCGAGGCCTCGACCAATCTCTGACTACGCTCAGCTGGTAGCCAGGAAGTACGCCATCCCCGAGGAGGAGACGGAGCTACATCCTAAGGAGAGGACTACAAATGGAACTCCCTGTCAAGACAGCAAAAGCAATGGAGGCTCGCAGGACAGTGACAGCACAGAGAACTACAATATGAATGGAGATCTCCCGTGCCGGAGGAGACAGCCAATGTCTGTTATTGgaggagctgaggagagagaggaccgtCTGCCTTCT